The window ATCACGGGTAGTAGAGCAAAGAAGCAGCTTGAATTTATTATCGAGGTTTTGGAGAACATTGGAAGCCTGCTGCCTCCGTTCATGTCTGTGCCAGTAGGTCTCCTGACGCCGCGGCATGGGTCAGGCTATCTCAGCTGCTGGATGGTACGTTGACGAACGAGGTCGACAGGAAGGCGTCCACGTCGCAAAGCTTGGCTCTGTTGAGGGTGGCTGCATCTGTCTTCACTGAGATCCAGTCACTGCAGGATCTCCGAAGGACATTTCTAGGTTCCATGTGTGTCGTTTCACCATGCACCGATGTTTTGGTTGATATGCGGGCTTGCTGGATTTGACAGCGAGGCAACGCAGTGGGCTTACATTTTGTGACAATGAGGGATGTGATCTTGTTGGCGACGAGGGTCAATTTGATCGGACCACTTGCTTGCTTCGCTGCTGCAGCACCAGGCTGCGCCAGATGCTGAGAAGATGCGGCAGAAGTGGAGGGACCGTGATGTCTCTGAAGCATACTGCTTGATGCGCTGCAGGACTGCCATGCTTACATGTTCTCTACGCTGTTTTGCTCCTGACTATGAGGTTCGCTTCCATATCTTCCCGTCTCTCACGCTGTACAATTTCTTCAAGCATACACAACAGAGGGCTCAAATTCATGCTACATGTATGATTCATGCTTCCATATTATTCTGATGTAGTATGCCATTGAAACGTATATGCTTATTCCCTGAAAAAAATAAGTTAACCGGTTCCTAGAGAGATGTATGTTACTCTGTATAAAGCATCTTTTATAACATGGtagtatataattgatcgatgactTTGTACACTACAATTGAACATTCACTTGAGTGCTGTCTCCTAACAAGGACATGAGTAATTGAGCAGTTTATTCAATTATCCTATAACAAGGTGTTTGTTTAAATAGACCAGACATTTTGCAGGTCCATTCTgtgaacaacatgatgcatgatacaCCGAGTTATATGCCTGGATAACCTTATTGCGATATTCCTCTGCTTCTTTCAGGTTGCTGAATGCAATTTGGTGTAGTTCTCTGCTCACGGTTTTAACTCAGAGAAGTACAGGACAAATGGCTCTTTCCAAAGAAAAATGGCACCAGAAGATTGCGAGCATCCCGGACAGACGCCCAGATTGTACATAAATGCCAATAGTACATTATGTTCATGTGTGAGCCCTCTCTACCACCTATCACACTCATCATACATAGGATACATTGATATAGTTGTGGGTCGCATATTACATGGAACACCGTTTCCTTTTGCTCCATGATACAAAGTGCTGGATCTGTTGCTCCAGCTCCAGATTCTATCCTAGGATGCAACGGGAGAATGCTTGGCTTCAAGGGATTGCTCATACTCCTGAATAGTAGATCTGAACAGTTCGGAGAAGTTGCCCTTGCCATTCCTGCCGCAGTCACCCTTCTGGTACTCTTGCCCTGTCCCGTCCTTCTCCAGGCACCCGATCCTTTGGATCATCTCCATAACAAGGTTGGTCTGTACATAGTAGCTGATGCAGTTAGATTTGAAATCACAGAGAGTAGATAAAGATAGCACAGATGCAGACTGAAGTCAGTAGGGCACTGAATCTCAAGTTACTTGAATCATGGCATAACTACTATCTGCTGAACCAAAACTTGAACCTCAAGTACACCATGCCATGAATTGTGAAGTTGGATACCTTGGCCTTTGCCTATGCAAGGAGCTTTATCCCCCTTTAAAGCTGCCCCGATCTTCATAAAGATGCATCATGCATTGCTGTACTAAAAAGAGTTTCAGTTGGATACAGATGCACCATGTGATGTACTCCCaaagttcggaattacttgtcacaaaaatgaatAGAAATGGATGTACCTACAACTaagatacatctagatacattcatttcttaggCCCTGTTTGGCTTACCTCCGCTCCACAGCTCCACTCCTGTAGCGGGTGGAGTCACAGTGAGAAAACACGGAGCGGCTGTTTCGTGGCTCCACAGCTCCCGCTATTTCGCGGAACAGGTGGGATTCCGAACAGGGCCTtaacgagtaattccgaacggatggagggagtagaactCAAAATCGGTTCTTCTTTATTTTACTTGCAAGCAAGATTGTACAACAATGCCAACAGTACATTTTGTTCATGTGTGAGCCCCCTCTCTACCATCTATTACACCCAACATACATAGGATACATCTGTCTTCAGCTTCACCAATTATAACATCGGATATAATTGTGCGTCGCATATTACAATGAACATTGTTTCTTTTGCTCCATGAGACCATGATAAAAAGCACTGGATCAGCTTCTCCGGCTCCAATTCCAGCTTCTATCCTATGATGCCTGAACTGCAGCAGATTGCTTGGCTTCAAGGGATTTCTCATAATCCTCAATGGACTTGAACAGCTCGGAGAAGTTGCCTTTGCCAAACCCGCCGCAGCCACCCTTCTGGTACTCTTCCCCTCTCTCGTCCTTCTCCATGCACCCGATCCTTTGGATCATCTCCAGGAACAGCGTTGGCCTGAACATAATAGCTGATGCAGTTAGATTTGGAAGCACAGGGAGTAGAGCAAAGATGCAGCCAGAATTTATTAGAGCACCGAACCTGACATTACTGAATTATAGCATAAATAATACTACCTCCTGGATCTAATCTTGCGCCTATGGCGTGAATTGGGAATATACGTGGGCTTTTCTCTGTGCACAGGGAGCTTCATTCCCCTTTTAGCTGTGGCAATCTTCATAAAGGTGCATCATTCATGGATTTGTACTAAAATACTTCCAATAGGATCATAGCACTCACTATCGTATGGCTCAGCTCTCTACCCTAACCTCAAGTTTTGACACTTCTCTGCAGCATTACAAAGTACTACTGTACTACAGTAGAACTCAAAATCAAATTGGAAAGATTGTGTTTTTACCTGTCCCCCACTGGCTTGGTGAAGATTTGGAGCAACACCCCTTGGTCGTCCCTGTCGACGAGCACCCCCAGCTCCTGGCATTCCTTGATCTGCGCCTCCGAGAGCACATCCCCCGCGATGCGCCGCACGCCTTCATAGTACTTCGGCAGCGGGGGTGGCAGGAAGTCGAAGCCGCCCATGGCGGAGCGCGCACGCATCTCCCTGAGCGTCCTGAGCacgtcgctgctggccaccgcgaTGTGCTGCACGCCCGGGCCACCGTGGTGTTCCAGGAACGTCTGTATCTGGCTCCGGCGCTTGGTGCCGTGCACCGGCTCGTTGAGCGGCAGCAGCACGCCCTCGGAGTTGTTGGCGAGCACCATCGAGTTGAGCCCGCTCTCGGCCGTGCCCACGTCCTCCGTCGTGAACTCGGCGAACTCGTGGAACCCCGCGAACCCGGCGACGTATGCGGCGGCGGGGGCAAGCTCCGGGACGTTGCCGACGACGTGGTCGAACCGCGTCAGGCCGTAGTCCACGGCATCCGGGTTGCTCACGCCCTCGAACCCCGGCAAGAAGGGCACGTCCGTGTCATCCGGGTGACTGACGAAGCGGAGCACGACGTCGCCGTAGAGCTCGACCTCCGCGAAGCCGAAGCCGCGGCCGAGGTCCACGGGGCTGAAGGCCGGGCGCGCGCCTCCGTCGACGCTGGCGCGGAAGGCCTCTGCGGCGTCTGCGACGCGCAGTGCTATGGAGCGCACTGCGAGCCCGTGGTCCGCGGAGAACCGGCGCGCGGCGTCGGCGGAGAAGGAGGgcagggaggcggtggcggcgtcgCAGCCGTTCGCGTAGGGCGCGGTGAAGAGGAAGGCGAGGTTGCCCGAGCGGAGCAGCTGGGAGGCGTGCACGGAGTTCCCCGTGGAGAGGTCGGACCTGGCGGCGAGCGGCGCGCCGAGCGCGAAGGCGAAgcggccggcggcggaggcggcgtccgCGCACCAGAACTCGACGTGGTGGAAGGCGAGCGTGTGGAAGCGGTCGCTCCGCGGGTTGAAGCGGACCATTCTACGTGGCCGTGCATGCTCCGGCgtcaccgcggcggcggcggcggcgccggtagCTGCCGGGGTGGTGGGGGTGGGCGGCATGGTGTGTGTTCGCTTCTTGGTCGCGTGTGGTAGTGGCTCCGGGTTATCAGTTACGGGAGAGAAGTGGGGGTAATAAAGGgaggagatggcgccacgtgggcTTTGGGGTTTAGTGGTGGCGGGTGGGATTTGTCTTTTGGCGTTTGGTGGTGTGGGGGCTCGAGCTAGTGTGATGGAGGTGATGCGTTTGCTGACTGGCCTAGGGTAAGGTACAGCTAAGTACAGCAAAAATATTATTAtttccaaaaaaaagtacagctagAAATATGGTGAGGTTCATATTCTCTTGGTTCGTACTACCTCTGCGcgggtttattagtccccatcAAATttcgggtcaaagtttgaccatatatTTGATtagtaaaatgttaatgcatgttattaaAAATTATATTATTAAACTTGTATTTGAATGTAGTTTTGAGTGAAATTATTTTTGCTACATAGTTTATATTTTAGTAGTTAAAATTATGATTAAAATATGATCTGAAATACGAGTGGGGGCTAATAAACCCGTACGAAGGTAGTAGAAGTGGTCATTTCTTctttacctttctctctcttccttCTTGGCTGAGGGTTGATCCTCATTTTTGGCCTCCTCTCCTCCTTGGGCGGCCTTGTCGGTCGCCGATCAGAGTTGGGATAGAAGAGGAGGGCGAGTCTCATGTAGATGTTAGTTTAAGTTGTGCTGAGGCGGGTGACGACATGTTGTGGAGAAGCTTGGCACCATCGCTTTTGAGTGACGCGTGGTGGAAGCCCTCCCCTTCTTATTTCTTACCCATGGTGGATGAAAGCTGGCGAAGGTGGATCAGGCGGCAATCTCGTAATAAGCTCGTTTGGCCTTCAGATCCAAAGATCGTTTGAGCTGCTCCTGCCTTCTCCCTTTGTCGTTGCGATGGTGGAAATGGTGAGGGTGCTGGACCAGCCTATGGTCCTTTCAGATCTAACGAGTCCATGGAATCTTTGCTGGCATCGGTGCTCAATCGTCATCTTCATTTTCCTCTGCTTCGACCTCTGTTCCTGGAGCTAAGGATCAAACAATTGTTTTTCTCCGGTGAGCGATTTGGGTGCCTAGGACGCATCAATGGTCTTAAATGGATTTGTGGACAATCTTTGACGGGCCCTTCTTTGGCCTCCAGAAGGGAGTGTCTTCTTTCCTTGCCATGTGATGGCAAGTTTGTGGCCGGAGATGGTGGCGAGGTTATCGGTAGATTTAGGACTCAATCGTGTTCTTTGTTTTTCCTTATAGGGTCCTGAATGTAAAGTCAAATGACATGTTCATCAGAAAAATCCTTTGGGGTCTTCTTTGAAGTGTTGTGAATATTTTGTTATTATAGTGCCAACTATGGGACCTTCTAGTCCCTTCCCGTGTTAAAAAAATCAACATTCTCTCTAGTTTTGCTCTACGAATGGCCTACATGGTCCAAAGGTTTTTCAAAGGAAATTTGAACAATTCTAATTCTTAGGAGTTCTCATAAGGGCATCTGTAGCGGGAGACGCTAGGAGAGGCGCCGGGATCAATTTCCTAGCGATTTCCCCATCGATCGCCGGTTGGGCACCGGCCGCTTGTTCCTTTTCTCCCTCGTAAAAGATGGGTTCGCTGTTTAATTAGTGATCAATTAGCACCGGCTGTTAGCACCTGGCGTTGGGAGGTCAAGCGCTTCTGTATTTTCAAATTTAATcacatttaattttttttctctaTAAGCGTCTACTTAAGCGTCtcccattggagatgccctaagtggcTTGTTGATCAGCAGTGCTATACACACGACACGATCGAGACGATTCATGCACGATACTTAAATCCAGCCGGACATGCACAGGATTCAGAAGGGCACTGGCCGCTAGATTAGCACGTCGTGCAAAGATCGTGCAGCAGTATCGTGTGGGTAGTAGTTTCGCTTGTTGATTTCTTATATTTTGATCTATACCAGATTTTTAGTAGGATTCGATTTTATTATATTTCATAGAAAAATTTCCATCCATTCTAACCTCATGTGGAGGGTTCTTTGTGTTTCTTTTTCGTGCACAGTCAAATGACTACAATCTATTcgaaaacaacaaacaaaaaaGACCATACAgtctctctctcctccccatgtggaGCAGGTTAGTGcccctgagggagttccggattagggggtgtccggatagccgaactgtcatcatcggccggactccaagactatgaagatacaagattgaagacttcgtcccgtgtccggatgggactctccttggtgtggaaggcaagcttggcgatacggatatgtagatctcctaccattgtaaccgactctgtgtaaccctagccctctccggtgtctatataaaccggatgactttagtccgtaggacgaacaacaatcataccataggctagcttctagggtttagcctccttgatctcgtggtagatctactcttgtaacacacatcatcaatattaatcaagcaggacgtagggttttacctccatcaagagggcccgaacctgggtaaaacatcgtgtccctcgtctcctgttaccatctgcctagacgcacagttcgggaccccctacccgagatccaccggttttgacaccgacattggtgctttcattgagagttcctctgtgtcgtcgccgataggctcgatggcttcttcgatcgtcatcaacgacgcagtccagggtgagaccttcctccccggacagatctttgtattcggcggctttgcactgcgggccaattcgcttggccatctagagcagatcgaaagctacgcccctggccgtcaggtcagatttggaagtttgaacttcacggccgacatccgtggggacttgatcctcgatggattcgagccacagccgagcgtgccgcactgtcacgacgggcatgatttagctctgctgccggacaataccctggaggccgcactcgagcccgctccgatcttcaattcggagccggctgcgcagatcgaggacggatggctagacatcgcctcgggggttgcaacctctacgacgatagagccgaacactgaccttgtccctcatgaagcttgtggctccgaggtgccagactcctcgccagactccgaacctcccacgccccctccgatcgaatccgattgggcgccgatcatggagttcaccgcggcggacatctttcaacactcaccttttggcgacatcttgagttcgctgaagtatctctcgttatcaggagagccctggccggactgcggccaggacggttgggatgcggacgacgaagaaattcaaagcccacccaccacccacttggtagccactgtcgatgatctaaccgacatgctagactacgactccgaagacatcgacggtatggacgacgatgccggagacgaccaagaaccagcgcctactgggcactggaaagccacctcatcatatgacatatacatggtggatatcccaaaggatgggaatggcgaaggggcagcggaggatgacccctccaagaaacagcccaagcgtcggcgtcagtggcaccgctctaaatcccgccagagCAAAaacgaagattccggcaccggagataataatacaccggacagtgccgaagacaacccactccagcaagatccagcgcaggaggacggagacgccagccctcatgagagagcggcagaagaagaggtagaggactacatgcctccctccggagacgaggcaagcctcgacgacgacgaattcgtcgtgcctgagaatcccgtcgaacaagagcgttttaagcgCAGGTTTATAGCCACGgcgaatagcctcaagaaaaagcagcaacagcttagagctgatcaagatctgctagccgacagatggattgaagtcctcgcggccgaagagcatgagctcgaacgcccctccaaaagctaccctaaatgcaagctgctcccccgattagaggaggaggcgtatgaacccgcatcaccaggagacaatacagcggaccgaccaccctgtggtcgcgacagagaggcctctaggcccctcagtagacccgtaccccggcatcgctcgaaaggcacaaggccacaggggaacgctccagacttgcgagatatattgaaggatagggcaagacaatcaagatcgatctatggatcacgagggcgccccatgatacgtgacgacaaccgtcgcgccggacacagtaagcccggccgggccgaacaaaacagacaaagctcttttgagctccctcGTGATAtctcccagtacagaggcgccgcacacccactatgcttcacagatgaagtaatggatcatcaaatccccgaagggtttaaacccgtgaatattgaatcttacgatggcacaacagaccccgcggtctggatcgaagactacatccttcacatccatatggcccgcggtgacgatcttcacgccatcaaatatctccccctcaagcttaaaggaccagcccggcattggcttaacagcttgccagcagagtcaattgggagttgggaagacctggaagccgcatttctcgataacttccaaggcacgtatgtgcgaccaccagacgctgatgacctaagccacataattcagcagccatacgaatcggccagacaattctggacacggttcttaaccaagaaaaatcaaatcgtcgactgtccggatgcggagacccttgcagccttcaagcataatatccgcgacgagtggctggcccggcacctaggacaggaaaagccgaaatcaatggcagccctcacatcactcatgacccacttctgcgcgggtgaggacagccggCTAGCACGCAGaaataacctcagcaaaaattctggcagtccggatttcaaggaccgtagtggcaggtcgcgtcgcaacaaaaacaaacgccgcattaacggcgacaacagtgaggatacggcagtcaatgccggattcagaggctctaaaccaggtcagcggaaaaagccattcaaaagaactactccgggtccgtccaatttggaccgaatactcgaccgcttgtgccagatacatggcaaccccgaaaagccagctaaccacaccaacagggactgttgggtattcaagcaggcaggcaagttaattgccgaaaacaatgacaaggggttgcatagcgatgacgaggaagagacccgaccgccgaacaatagaggacagaagggtttccccccacaggtgcggacggtgaacatgatatacgcaacgcacatacccaaaagggagcggaagcctgcactcagggatgtatacgcgatggagccagttgccctgaagttcaatccatggtcctcctgcctgatcacttttgaccggagggaccaccccaccagcatccgccatggcggattcgccgcattggttccagacccgatcgtcgatggatttcaccttaccagagtcctgatggacgacggcagcagcctgaacctgctttatcaggacacagtgcgcaaaatgggcatagacccctcaaggattaaacctaccaagacgacttttaaaggcgtcataccaggtgtagaagccaattgtacaggctcagttacactagaagtggtcttcggatccccggataacttccgaagtgaggagttaatcttcgacatagttccgttccgcagcggctatcatgccctgctcggacgtaccgcattcgcaaagttcaatgcggtgccgcactacgcatacctcaagctcaagatgccaggccctcgaggagtcatcacggtcaacggaaacactgaacgttctctccgcacggaggaacatacagcggctctcacggcagaagtacaatgcagcctcttaaggcaattctcgagttcggccgttaagcggtcaacacagctaagcgcgcccgaagtaacctacaacaagaccacctggcacgtgccgagcacgcgtagcagtgcggccccaaccccagcccctgtaaaacgtcaagacaggtccttcgcgtacaccattacgctctgaagataccatgggcatgaggagaggggcgcgaccatgataggcccagactgcggctcaaccacaccaagggCTCTCAAGCGtgtcattctttttctttttctttttcttctcctttttatttttacccataggactccgttcgtcagaggccctgtccggcaatagacctgccgaactcatgatgcaacagccagggaaggagaaaggctacagcgaatatccaggtggtctccattatgagcattaaatctgttttatgcaccattccgcagcctacccctggagggggacatgtttaacagtcccatcccttgcttatcgcaccatttgtatcgttc is drawn from Triticum dicoccoides isolate Atlit2015 ecotype Zavitan chromosome 6B, WEW_v2.0, whole genome shotgun sequence and contains these coding sequences:
- the LOC119322087 gene encoding 4-hydroxyphenylpyruvate dioxygenase-like — encoded protein: MPPTPTTPAATGAAAAAAVTPEHARPRRMVRFNPRSDRFHTLAFHHVEFWCADAASAAGRFAFALGAPLAARSDLSTGNSVHASQLLRSGNLAFLFTAPYANGCDAATASLPSFSADAARRFSADHGLAVRSIALRVADAAEAFRASVDGGARPAFSPVDLGRGFGFAEVELYGDVVLRFVSHPDDTDVPFLPGFEGVSNPDAVDYGLTRFDHVVGNVPELAPAAAYVAGFAGFHEFAEFTTEDVGTAESGLNSMVLANNSEGVLLPLNEPVHGTKRRSQIQTFLEHHGGPGVQHIAVASSDVLRTLREMRARSAMGGFDFLPPPLPKYYEGVRRIAGDVLSEAQIKECQELGVLVDRDDQGVLLQIFTKPVGDRPTLFLEMIQRIGCMEKDERGEEYQKGGCGGFGKGNFSELFKSIEDYEKSLEAKQSAAVQAS